In Anaerolineales bacterium, the DNA window GCGACTGACAGTTGCGAGACGATCTTCGCCAGGAAGGATGGCGGGATCTTCATGTTCTCGGCGATCCTGCTGGTGGGCGCCCGGCCGTCACCGTTGAGCTCCGCTAAGTACGACACGGCACGCACCGCGTAGTCGGCTTGGCGAGTAATCTGCATAGGTCCTCCTGACCAGGCACCAAACAAGCCCATAAGGACAAGACTTATCTTGTTCGTCCACTAGTGTATGCTGTCGGCCCCGCCAGGGGCAAGTGAGTACTGTCATTCCGGCTGCATGACGAATTGCGACCGATGGAGTCCGTGTATCCGGGCGGCGGCGGGCGCATGGTATGATTCCCCACCGACCAGCCATCGTACACGGGGAGGGTTCGTGAAGAGGATCTGCGTCATCGGCGTCGGCTATGTGGGTCTGGTCACCAGCGCCTGCTTCGGCGATCTGGGGAACCGGGTCACGGCGCTGGATATCGACGAGGAGCGGATCGATGGGCTGAAGAAAGGCCTGATGCCGATCTACGAGCCCGGGCTGGAGGAGTTGGTTGCCCGCAACGCCGGATCCGGCCGGCTGCTGTTCACCACCTCCTACCCGGAGGCCATCCAGGGCGCCGACTTCGTCTTCATCGCCGTCGGCACACCCGAAGGTGTCGATGGCGAAGCCGACCTCAAGCACGTGCGGGCGGTGGCAGAGGCTGTCGCCCGCCACATGAGCGGCCCGCTGGTTGTGGTCAACAAGTCCACCGTGCCGGTAGGAACAGGCGACTGGGTGGCGGACATCATCCGGGCCCACCAGCCGACGCCGATCCCGTTCTCAGTGGTCTCCTGCCCGGAGTTCTTGCGCGAGGGATCGGCGATCTCGGACTTCATGAACCCGGCCCGCACAGTGCTGGGATCGCTCGACCGCGAGGCCGCCGAGAAGGTCGCCCAGTTGCACCTGCCGCTACGGGCGCCGATTGTGATCACCGATCTGCGGACCGCTGAGATGATCAAGTACGCCTCGAATGCCTTCCTGGCGACCAAGATCTCATTCATCAACGAGATCGCCAACATCTGTGAGGCGCTGGGGGCAGACGTCAAGGAAGTGGCCTCCGGCATGGGCTATGATCCGCGCATTGGGCGTCACTTCCTGGACGCCGGGCTCGGATACGGAGGCTCGTGCTTTCCGAAGGATGTCAAGGCGCTGGCCTACATGGCCGCCGAGAAGGGGCGGCATCCGCAGCTGCTGCAGGCAGTGATGGACATCAACGCCGACAGTCGGCGCCAGGTGGTGCGCAAGGTCGCCGATCTGCTGGGGGACCTGCAGGGCAAGGTCATCGGACTGCTCGGCCTGACGTTCAAGCCGAACACGGATGACCTGCGCGAGGCCCCGGCGCTCGAGCTCGCCCAGCGGCTGCTCATGGATGGCGCCACGGTTCGAGCCTATGATCCCGTCGGGATGCCGCGCGCCAGTGGGCTGCTGCCGACGGTGCAGATGGCCAGCGACCCATACGAGATGGCGCGCGGCGCCGATGCGCTGGTTGTGTGCACCGAGTGGAACGAGTTCAAGAACCTCGACCTCGAGCGTGTGCGCGACAGCATGCGGCAGCCGGTCGTGGTCGACGGGCGCAACATCTATGACCCTGAACTGATGCGTTCCTTGGGATTCCGCTACCTGGGATCCGGCCGAGGCATCGCGGCCGACGGCAAGGCCGTAGCGGCGGGTGGCCAGGGGTGAGAACAGCCGCCAAGAACCAGGTCCTGCGCACCCGCCTGCAGAACGGCCTGAAAGTCCGTCTCAAGGAGATCCACACCGCCCCGCTGGTCTCGTGTTGGGTGTGGTACCGCGTCGGCTCGAAGGACGAGCGCCCCGGCCAGACCGGGGCGTCGCATTGGGTCGAGCACATGCAGTTCAAGGGGACGCGCCGCCATTCGGGTGCTGAACTCGAGCGGGTGATCTCGCGCGACGGCGGGTTCTGGAACGCCTTCACTTGGTTGGATTGGACCGCCTATTTCGAGACCATGCCGGCCGACCGCATCGACCTCGCCTTGCGGCTGGAGGCCGATCGAATGCGCACCAGCCTGTTCGACCCCAAGGAGGTCGAGGCGGAGCGGACGGTGATCATGTCCGAGCGCCAGGGGAACGAGAATGAACCCACCTTCCGCCTGGCCGAGGAAATCCAGTCGGCCGCCTTCCGGGTGCATCCGTACCACCACGAGGTCATCGGCGACATGGCCGATCTGGAGTCGATGACCCGCGACGACCTGTACCACCACTACCGCAACTTCTACCGCCCGAACAACGCTGTGCTTGTGGTTGCCGGCGACTTCCAGCGCCGGCCGATGCTCGAGCGGGTGCGCAGGCTGTTCGGATCGATCCCGCCCCGCCAGGTCGAGCGGATGGCCCCCCGCCCGGAACCGGAGCAACACGGGGAACGCCGCCTGACGCTGGAAGGGCCTGGGAAGACCGCCTACCTAGAGGTTGCCTATCATGCGCCGCGCGGCGCAGACGCGGCTTTCTTCCCGCTGGCGGTGCTGGACAGCGCCCTGGCTGGCGCCTCCAGCCTGAACCTGTTTGGGGGCGGCCTCTCGAACAAGACCTCGCGACTGTATCGAGCGCTGGTCGAGCGCGGCCTGGCGGCCTCGGTCAGCGGCGACCTGGCTACGACCATCGATCCATACCTGTACTCGTTTCGCATTACGGTCCGCCCTGAGCACAGCCCGGAGAAGGTGCTGGCCGCCTTCGACCAGGAAATCGACCGCCTGCTGGAGGCACCGATCGCCTCCGCCGAGATCGAGAAGGCTGGCAAGCAGGCTCGGGCGCTGTTTGCCTTTGGCAGCGAGAGCATCACCAACCAGGCCTTCTGGCAGGGCTACAGCGAGATGTTCGCCGACCACATCTGGTTTGAGGACTACCTGGCGCGGATCCAGGCCGTTACGGTCGAACAGGTCGTAACGGTAGCCCAGCAGGTGCTGCGGCAAGCGAACCGGGTCGTCGGGGTGTATCTCCCGAGCGGGGAGGGCGCCGATGCCTCGTAGTACCCCTACCGGCGCGGCGTTAGACGTGCGCTCGTTCCCTGGCCCCGAAACCATCACCCGGCACCCGCTACCGAATGGACCCGTCGTCATGGTGCGGGAGAACTTCTCCAGCCCGTCGGTGGTTATCCTGGGCTATCTGGCAGCCGGGGCGCTGGATGAGACCCCAGAACAGGCGGGGCTGGCGGACCTGACGGCCTCGGCCCTGACGCGGGGGACCGCCCGTCGGACCTTTCGAGAGATCTATGAGACGCTCGAGTCTTCCGGTGCAAGCCTGGGAATCGGCGCCGGAACCCACAACATCAGCTTCCGCGCCAAGGCTCTGGCCGAGGATCTGCCCATGCTGCTGGAGCTGCTTGCCGACGTCCTGCGCCAGCCGGCATTTCCGGAAGCCGAGGTCGATCGGCTGCGCGGGGAGAAACTGACGGGCCTGGCGATTCGGGATCAGGAAACGGCCTCGGTGGCGCAGATGGCCTTCGAGGAGCTCGCCTACCCCGGCCATCCCTACCGGCTGCCGACCGACGGCTACCGACACACGGTCGAGCGCCTTAAAGCCAAGGACCTGAAGCGGTTCCATGCCTCGCATTTCGGACCCCAGGGAATGCTGATCACGGTGGTCGGGGCGGTAGCAGCGGCCACAGCCGCTGATCAGGTACAGGCGCACTTCGGCTCGTGGTCCAACCCGGCTCAACCGCCGCAGCCGCCCCTGCCGCCGGTGAAGCCAATCGAGGGGTTGCAGCGCAAGGACGTTCCGATCCCGGGCAAGAGCCAGTCCGAC includes these proteins:
- a CDS encoding insulinase family protein — encoded protein: MRTAAKNQVLRTRLQNGLKVRLKEIHTAPLVSCWVWYRVGSKDERPGQTGASHWVEHMQFKGTRRHSGAELERVISRDGGFWNAFTWLDWTAYFETMPADRIDLALRLEADRMRTSLFDPKEVEAERTVIMSERQGNENEPTFRLAEEIQSAAFRVHPYHHEVIGDMADLESMTRDDLYHHYRNFYRPNNAVLVVAGDFQRRPMLERVRRLFGSIPPRQVERMAPRPEPEQHGERRLTLEGPGKTAYLEVAYHAPRGADAAFFPLAVLDSALAGASSLNLFGGGLSNKTSRLYRALVERGLAASVSGDLATTIDPYLYSFRITVRPEHSPEKVLAAFDQEIDRLLEAPIASAEIEKAGKQARALFAFGSESITNQAFWQGYSEMFADHIWFEDYLARIQAVTVEQVVTVAQQVLRQANRVVGVYLPSGEGADAS
- a CDS encoding UDP-glucose/GDP-mannose dehydrogenase family protein, whose product is MKRICVIGVGYVGLVTSACFGDLGNRVTALDIDEERIDGLKKGLMPIYEPGLEELVARNAGSGRLLFTTSYPEAIQGADFVFIAVGTPEGVDGEADLKHVRAVAEAVARHMSGPLVVVNKSTVPVGTGDWVADIIRAHQPTPIPFSVVSCPEFLREGSAISDFMNPARTVLGSLDREAAEKVAQLHLPLRAPIVITDLRTAEMIKYASNAFLATKISFINEIANICEALGADVKEVASGMGYDPRIGRHFLDAGLGYGGSCFPKDVKALAYMAAEKGRHPQLLQAVMDINADSRRQVVRKVADLLGDLQGKVIGLLGLTFKPNTDDLREAPALELAQRLLMDGATVRAYDPVGMPRASGLLPTVQMASDPYEMARGADALVVCTEWNEFKNLDLERVRDSMRQPVVVDGRNIYDPELMRSLGFRYLGSGRGIAADGKAVAAGGQG
- a CDS encoding insulinase family protein, producing the protein MPRSTPTGAALDVRSFPGPETITRHPLPNGPVVMVRENFSSPSVVILGYLAAGALDETPEQAGLADLTASALTRGTARRTFREIYETLESSGASLGIGAGTHNISFRAKALAEDLPMLLELLADVLRQPAFPEAEVDRLRGEKLTGLAIRDQETASVAQMAFEELAYPGHPYRLPTDGYRHTVERLKAKDLKRFHASHFGPQGMLITVVGAVAAATAADQVQAHFGSWSNPAQPPQPPLPPVKPIEGLQRKDVPIPGKSQSDLVLGAPGPSRLDPEYLAAALGNNVLGVFGLMGRLGDAVRKQAGLAYHASSHLGGGLGPTPWQIEAGIAPGNVERALDLARRELRRFTTRRITPQELSDNQANFVGRLPLQLESNEGVASALMAIERYELSLDFYQQYPTLIREITADQVLHVAQRYLHPDRLAIAVAGSLATDGGR